A stretch of Henckelia pumila isolate YLH828 chromosome 4, ASM3356847v2, whole genome shotgun sequence DNA encodes these proteins:
- the LOC140864648 gene encoding uncharacterized protein isoform X4 — protein sequence MSSGVKGAIRVSIPSNVKEMIENIKDITGQNHTEDEIYAVLKECSMDPNETLQKLLLLDTFHEVKRKRDRRKETLNKEPAELRWKPGTQARANKGSRGNYSSRYTSHDADGGKGSAAVKEIATDHLSMKGMSKALLATAPEMKKNETISVTSSITDVSNGPSSITTQSTHDINASASGGVNKSGATENASINKLERPLPISSPVDSVRKASNPEIEDTHQQQKLSLKNSALIASPSAGGSYNSSSDPVLFPSQDLPLPTAVGTITREVGSTHTHEVLTDSSTEINSVSAGTSASGSGSSNLHQKITNELHVVGKNQHVEFLPIGSSTTGVSSVSSRPSSNYNNRSQIIGPQKVAAGKEWKPKSTSSSSTGQVSATTVVPEVSINYPESQPIPIAIGSKEPTLELQKKLEDSHISDAQHVIIPNHLHVPETEKLWFRFGSFDVNVNVDKSQNGGFENDERQPLSESYEAINESMKELPLSSQNAATVVKDSEIKYPDEPQSPSKGPESFLSSDGEAPSSIVPNYSKSKQEVAPGSHQHPAVHTSSNYNFGLIPPVLSSQVSPLESSDAQARDVPRLPGFAQPLDPNSYYGQFYRSAVDSDGRISPFNSAVTANKYAGGAPIPVQTSQSPQEFQGGVPFILSNSPTPLVTQAAGVMQSSATAAQQPLPVFRQPTGIHMPHYPPNYIPYGPYFSPFYVPPQAILQFLSNGAFPQQPQAGNIYPTPPGTAAKYSVSQYKQGSNTGSSTQIGMPGSFGPYDHSMANYPSSSSGAAVSSTANEDLSASQIKENIYASGQQSEGAGLWFTTPSRDISNMQASSFYNLPQGQLAFAPTQPGPGTFTSIFHPAQAVTATTVHPLLQQSQSITTPADIVGPTAHVYQQPQHTQLNWPTNY from the exons CTCG ATACGTTCCATGAAGTAAAAAGAAAACGTGATAGGAGAAAAGAG ACTCTGAACAAGGAGCCTGCGGAGTTGAGGTGGAAACCTGGAACCCAGGCAAGAGCAAACAAAGGGAGTAGAGGAAATTATTCTTCACGATACACATCCCATG ATGCTGATGGTGGAAAAGGTTCTGCTGCTGTGAAGGAAATTGCCACTGATCATCTGTCAATGAAAGGAATGAGTAAGGCTCTCTTGGCGACTGCACCTGAGATGAAAAAGAATGAAACAATTTCTGTTACAAG CTCAATAACTGATGTCTCTAATGGTCCATCTAGCATAACTACCCAGAGCACACATGATATTAATGCTTCTGCAAGTGGAGGAGTTAATAAATCTGGAGCAACTGAAAATGCTAGCATAAATAAATTGGAAAGACCCCTGCCAATCTCATCCCCCGTTGATTCTGTTAGAAAGGCTAGTAATCCAGAAATTGAGGATACCCATCAGCAACAGAAACTGAGTTTGAAAAACAGTGCACTTATTGCATCTCCGTCTGCCGGTGGATCTTATAATTCTTCTTCCGATCCTGTACTGTTTCCTTCTCAAGATCTACCACTCCCAACTGCCGTTGGCACTATTACCCGTGAAGTAGGAAGTACCCACACTCATGAAGTGCTCACCGATAGCAGTACTGAGATCAATTCTGTGTCTGCTGGAACTT CTGCTTCTGGTTCTGGGAGCTCCAATCTTCATCAAAAGATAACGAACGAGCTTCATGTTGTTGGAAAAAATCAGCATGTAGAGTTTCTGCCGATTGGATCTTCTACTACGGGTGTATCTTCTGTTAGTAGTAGACCTTCGTCTAACTACAACAATAGGTCTCAAATTATTGGTCCACAAAAAG TGGCTGCTGGCAAAGAGTGGAAACCAAAGTCAACGAGTTCTTCCAGTACTGGCCAGGTTTCTGCCACCACTGTTGTACCTGAGGTTTCTATAAATTATCCTGAATCACAGCCTATACCTATTGCCATTGGTTCGAAAGAACCTACTCTGGAACTACAGAAGAAGTTAGAGGATTCACACATTTCAGATGCTCAACATGTTATTATACCTAACCACCTACATGTTCCTGAAACTGAAAAACTCTGGTTTCGTTTCGGAAGTTTTGATGTTAACGTCAATGTAGATAAGAGCCAAAATGGTGGGTTTGAAAATGATGAACGTCAACCTCTTTCTGAATCATATGAGGCTATCAATGAATCTATGAAGGAGCTACCTTTAAG CAGTCAGAATGCTGCGACAGTTGTGAAGGATTCAGAAATTAAGTACCCTGACGAACCTCAATCACCATCAAAAGGACCTGAAAGCTTTTTATCTAGTGACGGTGAAGCCCCATCCTCGATTGTCCCTAATTATAGCAAGTCCAAGCAGGAAGTTGCCCCTGGAAGCCATCAGCATCCTGCTGTCCATACTTCTTCAAACTACAATTTTGGTCTCATTCCACCTGTATTAAGTAGCCAGGTTTCGCCTTTGGAAAGTTCTGATGCTCAAGCTCGTGATGTTCCTCGACTTCCAGGCTTTGCT CAACCGTTGGATCCGAACAGTTACTACGGTCAATTTTATCGTTCTGCTGTAGATAGCGATGGCCGCATTTCACCATTTAATTCAGCTGTAACAGCAAACAAGTATGCCGGAGGTGCTCCAATCCCTGTACAGACTTCACAGTCTCCTCAAGAG TTTCAGGGTGGTGTCCCTTTCATTTTGTCCAATTCCCCAACCCCACTTGTAACTCAAGCTGCTGGGGTTATGCAAAGCTCAGCTACTGCTGCACAGCAACCTCTTCCTGTCTTCCGTCAACCAACGGGCATTCATATGCCCCATTATCCTCCAAACTACATTCCATATGGACCCTATTTCTCCCCATTCTATGTCCCTCCTCAAGCAATTCTTCAGTTCTTAAGCAATGGTGCATTTCCTCAGCAACCTCAGGCTGGCAATATTTATCCAACTCCACCAGGGACAGCTGCCAAATATTCAGTTTCCCAATACAAGCAAGGATCAAATACAGGAAGCTCAACTCAAATTGGCATGCCTGGCAGTTTTGGGCCGTATGATCACTCGATGGCCAACTACCCTTCTAGTTCGTCCGGTGCAGCTGTTAGTTCTACAGCTAATGAGGATCTTTCAGCATCCCAAATCAAGGAAAACATCTATGCTAGTGGCCAACAG AGTGAAGGTGCAGGTCTATGGTTTACTACCCCAAGTCGTGACATTTCAAACATGCAGGCTAGTTCATTTTATAATCTTCCTCAAGGTCAGTTGGCTTTTGCCCCAACACAGCCTGGCCCTGGAACCTTCACCAGCATTTTCCACCCTGCACAGGCAGTTACTGCAACAACTGTTCACCCTCTTTTACAGCAATCTCAATCCATTACTACTCCTGCCGATATTGTTGGACCAACAGCACATGTTTACCAGCAGCCACAACATACACAATTAAACTGGCCTACTAACTATTGA
- the LOC140864648 gene encoding uncharacterized protein isoform X1, translating to MSSGVKGAIRVSIPSNVKEMIENIKDITGQNHTEDEIYAVLKECSMDPNETLQKLLLLDTFHEVKRKRDRRKETLNKEPAELRWKPGTQARANKGSRGNYSSRYTSHDADGGKGSAAVKEIATDHLSMKGMSKALLATAPEMKKNETISVTSSITDVSNGPSSITTQSTHDINASASGGVNKSGATENASINKLERPLPISSPVDSVRKASNPEIEDTHQQQKLSLKNSALIASPSAGGSYNSSSDPVLFPSQDLPLPTAVGTITREVGSTHTHEVLTDSSTEINSVSAGTSASGSGSSNLHQKITNELHVVGKNQHVEFLPIGSSTTGVSSVSSRPSSNYNNRSQIIGPQKVAAGKEWKPKSTSSSSTGQVSATTVVPEVSINYPESQPIPIAIGSKEPTLELQKKLEDSHISDAQHVIIPNHLHVPETEKLWFRFGSFDVNVNVDKSQNGGFENDERQPLSESYEAINESMKELPLSSQNAATVVKDSEIKYPDEPQSPSKGPESFLSSDGEAPSSIVPNYSKSKQEVAPGSHQHPAVHTSSNYNFGLIPPVLSSQVSPLESSDAQARDVPRLPGFAVQQPLDPNSYYGQFYRSAVDSDGRISPFNSAVTANKYAGGAPIPVQTSQSPQEFQGGVPFILSNSPTPLVTQAAGVMQSSATAAQQPLPVFRQPTGIHMPHYPPNYIPYGPYFSPFYVPPQAILQFLSNGAFPQQPQAGNIYPTPPGTAAKYSVSQYKQGSNTGSSTQIGMPGSFGPYDHSMANYPSSSSGAAVSSTANEDLSASQIKENIYASGQQSEGAGLWFTTPSRDISNMQASSFYNLPQGQLAFAPTQPGPGTFTSIFHPAQAVTATTVHPLLQQSQSITTPADIVGPTAHVYQQPQHTQLNWPTNY from the exons CTCG ATACGTTCCATGAAGTAAAAAGAAAACGTGATAGGAGAAAAGAG ACTCTGAACAAGGAGCCTGCGGAGTTGAGGTGGAAACCTGGAACCCAGGCAAGAGCAAACAAAGGGAGTAGAGGAAATTATTCTTCACGATACACATCCCATG ATGCTGATGGTGGAAAAGGTTCTGCTGCTGTGAAGGAAATTGCCACTGATCATCTGTCAATGAAAGGAATGAGTAAGGCTCTCTTGGCGACTGCACCTGAGATGAAAAAGAATGAAACAATTTCTGTTACAAG CTCAATAACTGATGTCTCTAATGGTCCATCTAGCATAACTACCCAGAGCACACATGATATTAATGCTTCTGCAAGTGGAGGAGTTAATAAATCTGGAGCAACTGAAAATGCTAGCATAAATAAATTGGAAAGACCCCTGCCAATCTCATCCCCCGTTGATTCTGTTAGAAAGGCTAGTAATCCAGAAATTGAGGATACCCATCAGCAACAGAAACTGAGTTTGAAAAACAGTGCACTTATTGCATCTCCGTCTGCCGGTGGATCTTATAATTCTTCTTCCGATCCTGTACTGTTTCCTTCTCAAGATCTACCACTCCCAACTGCCGTTGGCACTATTACCCGTGAAGTAGGAAGTACCCACACTCATGAAGTGCTCACCGATAGCAGTACTGAGATCAATTCTGTGTCTGCTGGAACTT CTGCTTCTGGTTCTGGGAGCTCCAATCTTCATCAAAAGATAACGAACGAGCTTCATGTTGTTGGAAAAAATCAGCATGTAGAGTTTCTGCCGATTGGATCTTCTACTACGGGTGTATCTTCTGTTAGTAGTAGACCTTCGTCTAACTACAACAATAGGTCTCAAATTATTGGTCCACAAAAAG TGGCTGCTGGCAAAGAGTGGAAACCAAAGTCAACGAGTTCTTCCAGTACTGGCCAGGTTTCTGCCACCACTGTTGTACCTGAGGTTTCTATAAATTATCCTGAATCACAGCCTATACCTATTGCCATTGGTTCGAAAGAACCTACTCTGGAACTACAGAAGAAGTTAGAGGATTCACACATTTCAGATGCTCAACATGTTATTATACCTAACCACCTACATGTTCCTGAAACTGAAAAACTCTGGTTTCGTTTCGGAAGTTTTGATGTTAACGTCAATGTAGATAAGAGCCAAAATGGTGGGTTTGAAAATGATGAACGTCAACCTCTTTCTGAATCATATGAGGCTATCAATGAATCTATGAAGGAGCTACCTTTAAG CAGTCAGAATGCTGCGACAGTTGTGAAGGATTCAGAAATTAAGTACCCTGACGAACCTCAATCACCATCAAAAGGACCTGAAAGCTTTTTATCTAGTGACGGTGAAGCCCCATCCTCGATTGTCCCTAATTATAGCAAGTCCAAGCAGGAAGTTGCCCCTGGAAGCCATCAGCATCCTGCTGTCCATACTTCTTCAAACTACAATTTTGGTCTCATTCCACCTGTATTAAGTAGCCAGGTTTCGCCTTTGGAAAGTTCTGATGCTCAAGCTCGTGATGTTCCTCGACTTCCAGGCTTTGCT gtACAGCAACCGTTGGATCCGAACAGTTACTACGGTCAATTTTATCGTTCTGCTGTAGATAGCGATGGCCGCATTTCACCATTTAATTCAGCTGTAACAGCAAACAAGTATGCCGGAGGTGCTCCAATCCCTGTACAGACTTCACAGTCTCCTCAAGAG TTTCAGGGTGGTGTCCCTTTCATTTTGTCCAATTCCCCAACCCCACTTGTAACTCAAGCTGCTGGGGTTATGCAAAGCTCAGCTACTGCTGCACAGCAACCTCTTCCTGTCTTCCGTCAACCAACGGGCATTCATATGCCCCATTATCCTCCAAACTACATTCCATATGGACCCTATTTCTCCCCATTCTATGTCCCTCCTCAAGCAATTCTTCAGTTCTTAAGCAATGGTGCATTTCCTCAGCAACCTCAGGCTGGCAATATTTATCCAACTCCACCAGGGACAGCTGCCAAATATTCAGTTTCCCAATACAAGCAAGGATCAAATACAGGAAGCTCAACTCAAATTGGCATGCCTGGCAGTTTTGGGCCGTATGATCACTCGATGGCCAACTACCCTTCTAGTTCGTCCGGTGCAGCTGTTAGTTCTACAGCTAATGAGGATCTTTCAGCATCCCAAATCAAGGAAAACATCTATGCTAGTGGCCAACAG AGTGAAGGTGCAGGTCTATGGTTTACTACCCCAAGTCGTGACATTTCAAACATGCAGGCTAGTTCATTTTATAATCTTCCTCAAGGTCAGTTGGCTTTTGCCCCAACACAGCCTGGCCCTGGAACCTTCACCAGCATTTTCCACCCTGCACAGGCAGTTACTGCAACAACTGTTCACCCTCTTTTACAGCAATCTCAATCCATTACTACTCCTGCCGATATTGTTGGACCAACAGCACATGTTTACCAGCAGCCACAACATACACAATTAAACTGGCCTACTAACTATTGA
- the LOC140864648 gene encoding uncharacterized protein isoform X3 — protein MSSGVKGAIRVSIPSNVKEMIENIKDITGQNHTEDEIYAVLKECSMDPNETLQKLLLLDTFHEVKRKRDRRKETLNKEPAELRWKPGTQARANKGSRGNYSSRYTSHDADGGKGSAAVKEIATDHLSMKGMSKALLATAPEMKKNETISVTSSITDVSNGPSSITTQSTHDINASASGGVNKSGATENASINKLERPLPISSPVDSVRKASNPEIEDTHQQQKLSLKNSALIASPSAGGSYNSSSDPVLFPSQDLPLPTAVGTITREVGSTHTHEVLTDSSTEINSVSAGTSASGSGSSNLHQKITNELHVVGKNQHVEFLPIGSSTTGVSSVSSRPSSNYNNRSQIIGPQKVAAGKEWKPKSTSSSSTGQVSATTVVPEVSINYPESQPIPIAIGSKEPTLELQKKLEDSHISDAQHVIIPNHLHVPETEKLWFRFGSFDVNVNVDKSQNGGFENDERQPLSESYEAINESMKELPLSSQNAATVVKDSEIKYPDEPQSPSKGPESFLSSDGEAPSSIVPNYSKSKQEVAPGSHQHPAVHTSSNYNFGLIPPVLSSQVSPLESSDAQARDVPRLPGFAVQQPLDPNSYYGQFYRSAVDSDGRISPFNSAVTANKYAGGAPIPVQTSQSPQEGGVPFILSNSPTPLVTQAAGVMQSSATAAQQPLPVFRQPTGIHMPHYPPNYIPYGPYFSPFYVPPQAILQFLSNGAFPQQPQAGNIYPTPPGTAAKYSVSQYKQGSNTGSSTQIGMPGSFGPYDHSMANYPSSSSGAAVSSTANEDLSASQIKENIYASGQQSEGAGLWFTTPSRDISNMQASSFYNLPQGQLAFAPTQPGPGTFTSIFHPAQAVTATTVHPLLQQSQSITTPADIVGPTAHVYQQPQHTQLNWPTNY, from the exons CTCG ATACGTTCCATGAAGTAAAAAGAAAACGTGATAGGAGAAAAGAG ACTCTGAACAAGGAGCCTGCGGAGTTGAGGTGGAAACCTGGAACCCAGGCAAGAGCAAACAAAGGGAGTAGAGGAAATTATTCTTCACGATACACATCCCATG ATGCTGATGGTGGAAAAGGTTCTGCTGCTGTGAAGGAAATTGCCACTGATCATCTGTCAATGAAAGGAATGAGTAAGGCTCTCTTGGCGACTGCACCTGAGATGAAAAAGAATGAAACAATTTCTGTTACAAG CTCAATAACTGATGTCTCTAATGGTCCATCTAGCATAACTACCCAGAGCACACATGATATTAATGCTTCTGCAAGTGGAGGAGTTAATAAATCTGGAGCAACTGAAAATGCTAGCATAAATAAATTGGAAAGACCCCTGCCAATCTCATCCCCCGTTGATTCTGTTAGAAAGGCTAGTAATCCAGAAATTGAGGATACCCATCAGCAACAGAAACTGAGTTTGAAAAACAGTGCACTTATTGCATCTCCGTCTGCCGGTGGATCTTATAATTCTTCTTCCGATCCTGTACTGTTTCCTTCTCAAGATCTACCACTCCCAACTGCCGTTGGCACTATTACCCGTGAAGTAGGAAGTACCCACACTCATGAAGTGCTCACCGATAGCAGTACTGAGATCAATTCTGTGTCTGCTGGAACTT CTGCTTCTGGTTCTGGGAGCTCCAATCTTCATCAAAAGATAACGAACGAGCTTCATGTTGTTGGAAAAAATCAGCATGTAGAGTTTCTGCCGATTGGATCTTCTACTACGGGTGTATCTTCTGTTAGTAGTAGACCTTCGTCTAACTACAACAATAGGTCTCAAATTATTGGTCCACAAAAAG TGGCTGCTGGCAAAGAGTGGAAACCAAAGTCAACGAGTTCTTCCAGTACTGGCCAGGTTTCTGCCACCACTGTTGTACCTGAGGTTTCTATAAATTATCCTGAATCACAGCCTATACCTATTGCCATTGGTTCGAAAGAACCTACTCTGGAACTACAGAAGAAGTTAGAGGATTCACACATTTCAGATGCTCAACATGTTATTATACCTAACCACCTACATGTTCCTGAAACTGAAAAACTCTGGTTTCGTTTCGGAAGTTTTGATGTTAACGTCAATGTAGATAAGAGCCAAAATGGTGGGTTTGAAAATGATGAACGTCAACCTCTTTCTGAATCATATGAGGCTATCAATGAATCTATGAAGGAGCTACCTTTAAG CAGTCAGAATGCTGCGACAGTTGTGAAGGATTCAGAAATTAAGTACCCTGACGAACCTCAATCACCATCAAAAGGACCTGAAAGCTTTTTATCTAGTGACGGTGAAGCCCCATCCTCGATTGTCCCTAATTATAGCAAGTCCAAGCAGGAAGTTGCCCCTGGAAGCCATCAGCATCCTGCTGTCCATACTTCTTCAAACTACAATTTTGGTCTCATTCCACCTGTATTAAGTAGCCAGGTTTCGCCTTTGGAAAGTTCTGATGCTCAAGCTCGTGATGTTCCTCGACTTCCAGGCTTTGCT gtACAGCAACCGTTGGATCCGAACAGTTACTACGGTCAATTTTATCGTTCTGCTGTAGATAGCGATGGCCGCATTTCACCATTTAATTCAGCTGTAACAGCAAACAAGTATGCCGGAGGTGCTCCAATCCCTGTACAGACTTCACAGTCTCCTCAAGAG GGTGGTGTCCCTTTCATTTTGTCCAATTCCCCAACCCCACTTGTAACTCAAGCTGCTGGGGTTATGCAAAGCTCAGCTACTGCTGCACAGCAACCTCTTCCTGTCTTCCGTCAACCAACGGGCATTCATATGCCCCATTATCCTCCAAACTACATTCCATATGGACCCTATTTCTCCCCATTCTATGTCCCTCCTCAAGCAATTCTTCAGTTCTTAAGCAATGGTGCATTTCCTCAGCAACCTCAGGCTGGCAATATTTATCCAACTCCACCAGGGACAGCTGCCAAATATTCAGTTTCCCAATACAAGCAAGGATCAAATACAGGAAGCTCAACTCAAATTGGCATGCCTGGCAGTTTTGGGCCGTATGATCACTCGATGGCCAACTACCCTTCTAGTTCGTCCGGTGCAGCTGTTAGTTCTACAGCTAATGAGGATCTTTCAGCATCCCAAATCAAGGAAAACATCTATGCTAGTGGCCAACAG AGTGAAGGTGCAGGTCTATGGTTTACTACCCCAAGTCGTGACATTTCAAACATGCAGGCTAGTTCATTTTATAATCTTCCTCAAGGTCAGTTGGCTTTTGCCCCAACACAGCCTGGCCCTGGAACCTTCACCAGCATTTTCCACCCTGCACAGGCAGTTACTGCAACAACTGTTCACCCTCTTTTACAGCAATCTCAATCCATTACTACTCCTGCCGATATTGTTGGACCAACAGCACATGTTTACCAGCAGCCACAACATACACAATTAAACTGGCCTACTAACTATTGA
- the LOC140864648 gene encoding uncharacterized protein isoform X2 yields the protein MSSGVKGAIRVSIPSNVKEMIENIKDITGQNHTEDEIYAVLKECSMDPNETLQKLLLLDTFHEVKRKRDRRKETLNKEPAELRWKPGTQARANKGSRGNYSSRYTSHDADGGKGSAAVKEIATDHLSMKGMSKALLATAPEMKKNETISVTSSITDVSNGPSSITTQSTHDINASASGGVNKSGATENASINKLERPLPISSPVDSVRKASNPEIEDTHQQQKLSLKNSALIASPSAGGSYNSSSDPVLFPSQDLPLPTAVGTITREVGSTHTHEVLTDSSTEINSVSAGTSASGSGSSNLHQKITNELHVVGKNQHVEFLPIGSSTTGVSSVSSRPSSNYNNRSQIIGPQKVAAGKEWKPKSTSSSSTGQVSATTVVPEVSINYPESQPIPIAIGSKEPTLELQKKLEDSHISDAQHVIIPNHLHVPETEKLWFRFGSFDVNVNVDKSQNGGFENDERQPLSESYEAINESMKELPLSQNAATVVKDSEIKYPDEPQSPSKGPESFLSSDGEAPSSIVPNYSKSKQEVAPGSHQHPAVHTSSNYNFGLIPPVLSSQVSPLESSDAQARDVPRLPGFAVQQPLDPNSYYGQFYRSAVDSDGRISPFNSAVTANKYAGGAPIPVQTSQSPQEFQGGVPFILSNSPTPLVTQAAGVMQSSATAAQQPLPVFRQPTGIHMPHYPPNYIPYGPYFSPFYVPPQAILQFLSNGAFPQQPQAGNIYPTPPGTAAKYSVSQYKQGSNTGSSTQIGMPGSFGPYDHSMANYPSSSSGAAVSSTANEDLSASQIKENIYASGQQSEGAGLWFTTPSRDISNMQASSFYNLPQGQLAFAPTQPGPGTFTSIFHPAQAVTATTVHPLLQQSQSITTPADIVGPTAHVYQQPQHTQLNWPTNY from the exons CTCG ATACGTTCCATGAAGTAAAAAGAAAACGTGATAGGAGAAAAGAG ACTCTGAACAAGGAGCCTGCGGAGTTGAGGTGGAAACCTGGAACCCAGGCAAGAGCAAACAAAGGGAGTAGAGGAAATTATTCTTCACGATACACATCCCATG ATGCTGATGGTGGAAAAGGTTCTGCTGCTGTGAAGGAAATTGCCACTGATCATCTGTCAATGAAAGGAATGAGTAAGGCTCTCTTGGCGACTGCACCTGAGATGAAAAAGAATGAAACAATTTCTGTTACAAG CTCAATAACTGATGTCTCTAATGGTCCATCTAGCATAACTACCCAGAGCACACATGATATTAATGCTTCTGCAAGTGGAGGAGTTAATAAATCTGGAGCAACTGAAAATGCTAGCATAAATAAATTGGAAAGACCCCTGCCAATCTCATCCCCCGTTGATTCTGTTAGAAAGGCTAGTAATCCAGAAATTGAGGATACCCATCAGCAACAGAAACTGAGTTTGAAAAACAGTGCACTTATTGCATCTCCGTCTGCCGGTGGATCTTATAATTCTTCTTCCGATCCTGTACTGTTTCCTTCTCAAGATCTACCACTCCCAACTGCCGTTGGCACTATTACCCGTGAAGTAGGAAGTACCCACACTCATGAAGTGCTCACCGATAGCAGTACTGAGATCAATTCTGTGTCTGCTGGAACTT CTGCTTCTGGTTCTGGGAGCTCCAATCTTCATCAAAAGATAACGAACGAGCTTCATGTTGTTGGAAAAAATCAGCATGTAGAGTTTCTGCCGATTGGATCTTCTACTACGGGTGTATCTTCTGTTAGTAGTAGACCTTCGTCTAACTACAACAATAGGTCTCAAATTATTGGTCCACAAAAAG TGGCTGCTGGCAAAGAGTGGAAACCAAAGTCAACGAGTTCTTCCAGTACTGGCCAGGTTTCTGCCACCACTGTTGTACCTGAGGTTTCTATAAATTATCCTGAATCACAGCCTATACCTATTGCCATTGGTTCGAAAGAACCTACTCTGGAACTACAGAAGAAGTTAGAGGATTCACACATTTCAGATGCTCAACATGTTATTATACCTAACCACCTACATGTTCCTGAAACTGAAAAACTCTGGTTTCGTTTCGGAAGTTTTGATGTTAACGTCAATGTAGATAAGAGCCAAAATGGTGGGTTTGAAAATGATGAACGTCAACCTCTTTCTGAATCATATGAGGCTATCAATGAATCTATGAAGGAGCTACCTTTAAG TCAGAATGCTGCGACAGTTGTGAAGGATTCAGAAATTAAGTACCCTGACGAACCTCAATCACCATCAAAAGGACCTGAAAGCTTTTTATCTAGTGACGGTGAAGCCCCATCCTCGATTGTCCCTAATTATAGCAAGTCCAAGCAGGAAGTTGCCCCTGGAAGCCATCAGCATCCTGCTGTCCATACTTCTTCAAACTACAATTTTGGTCTCATTCCACCTGTATTAAGTAGCCAGGTTTCGCCTTTGGAAAGTTCTGATGCTCAAGCTCGTGATGTTCCTCGACTTCCAGGCTTTGCT gtACAGCAACCGTTGGATCCGAACAGTTACTACGGTCAATTTTATCGTTCTGCTGTAGATAGCGATGGCCGCATTTCACCATTTAATTCAGCTGTAACAGCAAACAAGTATGCCGGAGGTGCTCCAATCCCTGTACAGACTTCACAGTCTCCTCAAGAG TTTCAGGGTGGTGTCCCTTTCATTTTGTCCAATTCCCCAACCCCACTTGTAACTCAAGCTGCTGGGGTTATGCAAAGCTCAGCTACTGCTGCACAGCAACCTCTTCCTGTCTTCCGTCAACCAACGGGCATTCATATGCCCCATTATCCTCCAAACTACATTCCATATGGACCCTATTTCTCCCCATTCTATGTCCCTCCTCAAGCAATTCTTCAGTTCTTAAGCAATGGTGCATTTCCTCAGCAACCTCAGGCTGGCAATATTTATCCAACTCCACCAGGGACAGCTGCCAAATATTCAGTTTCCCAATACAAGCAAGGATCAAATACAGGAAGCTCAACTCAAATTGGCATGCCTGGCAGTTTTGGGCCGTATGATCACTCGATGGCCAACTACCCTTCTAGTTCGTCCGGTGCAGCTGTTAGTTCTACAGCTAATGAGGATCTTTCAGCATCCCAAATCAAGGAAAACATCTATGCTAGTGGCCAACAG AGTGAAGGTGCAGGTCTATGGTTTACTACCCCAAGTCGTGACATTTCAAACATGCAGGCTAGTTCATTTTATAATCTTCCTCAAGGTCAGTTGGCTTTTGCCCCAACACAGCCTGGCCCTGGAACCTTCACCAGCATTTTCCACCCTGCACAGGCAGTTACTGCAACAACTGTTCACCCTCTTTTACAGCAATCTCAATCCATTACTACTCCTGCCGATATTGTTGGACCAACAGCACATGTTTACCAGCAGCCACAACATACACAATTAAACTGGCCTACTAACTATTGA